In the genome of Muntiacus reevesi chromosome 5, mMunRee1.1, whole genome shotgun sequence, one region contains:
- the KLHL17 gene encoding kelch-like protein 17 isoform X3, whose protein sequence is MDGCTLWGATTAVPASTPSRSTTRGPTSQLPLPPMGNSHCVPQAPRRLRASFSRKPSLKGNREDGARKLAGLFGTEAGADGNTTADKIFHYIPGTNIPGLQSQQEILEQPFLSVFKEGRRKAAVRSLGKVVHYAKVQLRFQHSQNVSDCYLELFPSHLYFQAHGPEGLTFQGLLPLMELSVCPLEGSREHAFQITGPLPAPLLVLCPSQAELDHWLYHLEKQIALVGGVPRCPPEPLQGPAEDALPRTLQRRLTRLRTASGRQVMGSAICASRVKLQHLPLQEQWDRLLVLYPTSLAIFSEEVDGLCFKGELPLSAIHINLEEREKQIRSFLIEGRLINTIRVVCASYEDYSHWLLCLQTVCQGDRASPPPGPESLPGLRASTQVVVSGRGSLSSDARTSWDSGCPAPPSTCTTHSLPESSAASTAGCPARPPPEQADPGCTSGSGHRAKLRRGGSSRSPRNKARAAKPGPAALLHLDLTKLSLDGSPEAPEHSLETPHSPLYADPYTPPATSHRKITDVQSLDEFLSALQSSLGPEPSSPFRSVPVSMPVSDSSCGLSGPHFLSEKAVPRARASRHHRASSKGWGPRPPDSPQHVSPEKEASPDPSPPPPDGGPPRGYSSVQDEALSPSQRQGPRGAPEPERGLIQWI, encoded by the exons ATGGATGGCTGTACGCTGTGGGGGGCAACGACGGCAGTTCCAGCCTCAACTCCATCGAGAAGTACAACCCGAGGACCAACAA GTCAGCTGCCACTGCCACCCATGGGGAACAGCCACTGCGTCCCTCAGGCCCCTAGGAGGCTCCGGGCCTCCTTTTCCAGAAAGCCCTCGCTGAAGGGAAATAG AGAGGATGGCGCACGGAAGCTGGCTGGCCTGTTTGGCACCGAGGCTGGTGCGGACGGGAACACCACTGCTGACAAGATCTTCCACTACATCCCAGGGACG AACATCCCAGGCTTGCAGAGCCAGCAAGAAATCCTGGAGCAGCCTTTCCTGAGTGTGTTCAAGGAGGGGCGGCGAAAGGCAGCAGTGAGGAGTCTGGGCAAGGTTGTGCACTACGCCAAGGTCCAGCTGCGTTTCCAGCACAGCCAG AATGTCAGCGACTGCTACCTGGAGCTGTTCCCCTCCCATCTCTACTTCCAGGCCCATGGTCCGGAAGGACTCACTTTCCAG GGGCTGTTACCACTGATGGAGCTGAGTGTCTGCCCCCTCGAGGGGTCTAGAGAGCACGCCTTCCAGATCACAG GCCCGCTGCCCGCCCCACTTCTCGTGCTCTGCCCCAGCCAGGCCGAGCTGGACCACTGGCTCTACCACCTGGAGAAGCAGATAGCCCTTGTGGGAGGGGTGCCTCGCTGCcccccagagcccctgcag GGCCCCGCTGAGGACGCGCTCCCCCGGACTCTGCAGCGCAGGCTAACCCGGCTGCGGACAGCATCAGGGCGCCAGGTGATGGGCAGTGCCATCTGTGCCTCAAGGGTCAAGCTGCAGCATCTGCCCTTACAG GAGCAGTGGGACCGGCTTCTTGTCCTGTACCCAACCTCCCTGGCCATCTTCTCCGAGGAAGTAGATGGGCTTTGCTTTAAG GGGGAGCTCCCGCTCAGCGCCATCCACATCAACCTagaagagagggagaagcagATCCGCTCTTTCCTGATTGAAG GCCGTCTCATCAACACCATCCGTGTGGTGTGTGCCAGCTATGAGGACTACAGCCACTGGCTGCTCTGCCTGCAGACAGTCTGCCAGGGGGACAGGGCCTCCccaccacccggccctgagagcCTCCCGGGGCTGCGGGCATCCACACAG GTTGTGGTCAGTGGCCGAGGCTCACTCTCCTCTGATGCACGGACCAGCTGGGACTCAGGGTGCCCGGCGCCCCCCTCCACTTGCACCACCCACTCCCTCCCTGAGTCCTCAGCAGCATCCACTGCAGGCTGCCCGGCCCGGCCCCCACCG GAGCAAGCCGACCCTGGCTGCACCAGCGGCAGTGGGCACAGGGCAAAGCTGAGACGGGGCGGCAGCAGCCGGTCACCCAGGAACAAGGCCCGGGCTGCGAAGCCTGGCCCAGCCGCCCTACTACACCTGGACCTGACCAAG TTGAGCCTGGACGGCAGCCCTGAGGCTCCAGAACATTCTCTGGAGACACCCCACTCCCCACTCTACGCTGACCCCTACACGCCACCTGCCACTTCCCACCGCAAGATCACAGATGTCCAGAGCCTGGATGAG TTCCTCAGCGCGCTGCAGAGCTCGCTTGGACCTGAGCCCTCCAGCCCATTCCGCTCGGTCCCCGTGTCCATGCCTGTCTCTGACTCCAGCTGTGGACTCTCCGGCCCCCACTTCCTCTCTGAGAAGGCAGTCCCGCGGGCCCGAGCTTCTCGGCACCATCGTGCCTCCAGCAAGGGCTGGGGGCCCCGGCCCCCAGACTCTCCTCAGCAT GTCTCCCCTGAGAAAGAAGCTTCGCCTGACCCCTCACCACCTCCTCCAG ATGGCGGCCCCCCCAGGGGCTACAGCAGTGTCCAGGACGAAGCTCTGTCACCCTCCCAGCGGCAGGGGCCTCGAGGAGCACCAGAGCCTGAACGGGGGCTCATCCAGTGGATCTGA
- the KLHL17 gene encoding kelch-like protein 17 isoform X5, with protein MDGCTLWGATTAVPASTPSRSTTRGPTSQLPLPPMGNSHCVPQAPRRLRASFSRKPSLKGNREDGARKLAGLFGTEAGADGNTTADKIFHYIPGTNIPGLQSQQEILEQPFLSVFKEGRRKAAVRSLGKVVHYAKVQLRFQHSQNVSDCYLELFPSHLYFQAHGPEGLTFQGLLPLMELSVCPLEGSREHAFQITGPLPAPLLVLCPSQAELDHWLYHLEKQIALVGGVPRCPPEPLQRRLTRLRTASGRQVMGSAICASRVKLQHLPLQEQWDRLLVLYPTSLAIFSEEVDGLCFKGELPLSAIHINLEEREKQIRSFLIEGRLINTIRVVCASYEDYSHWLLCLQTVCQGDRASPPPGPESLPGLRASTQVVVSGRGSLSSDARTSWDSGCPAPPSTCTTHSLPESSAASTAGCPARPPPEQADPGCTSGSGHRAKLRRGGSSRSPRNKARAAKPGPAALLHLDLTKLSLDGSPEAPEHSLETPHSPLYADPYTPPATSHRKITDVQSLDEFLSALQSSLGPEPSSPFRSVPVSMPVSDSSCGLSGPHFLSEKAVPRARASRHHRASSKGWGPRPPDSPQHVSPEKEASPDPSPPPPDGGPPRGYSSVQDEALSPSQRQGPRGAPEPERGLIQWI; from the exons ATGGATGGCTGTACGCTGTGGGGGGCAACGACGGCAGTTCCAGCCTCAACTCCATCGAGAAGTACAACCCGAGGACCAACAA GTCAGCTGCCACTGCCACCCATGGGGAACAGCCACTGCGTCCCTCAGGCCCCTAGGAGGCTCCGGGCCTCCTTTTCCAGAAAGCCCTCGCTGAAGGGAAATAG AGAGGATGGCGCACGGAAGCTGGCTGGCCTGTTTGGCACCGAGGCTGGTGCGGACGGGAACACCACTGCTGACAAGATCTTCCACTACATCCCAGGGACG AACATCCCAGGCTTGCAGAGCCAGCAAGAAATCCTGGAGCAGCCTTTCCTGAGTGTGTTCAAGGAGGGGCGGCGAAAGGCAGCAGTGAGGAGTCTGGGCAAGGTTGTGCACTACGCCAAGGTCCAGCTGCGTTTCCAGCACAGCCAG AATGTCAGCGACTGCTACCTGGAGCTGTTCCCCTCCCATCTCTACTTCCAGGCCCATGGTCCGGAAGGACTCACTTTCCAG GGGCTGTTACCACTGATGGAGCTGAGTGTCTGCCCCCTCGAGGGGTCTAGAGAGCACGCCTTCCAGATCACAG GCCCGCTGCCCGCCCCACTTCTCGTGCTCTGCCCCAGCCAGGCCGAGCTGGACCACTGGCTCTACCACCTGGAGAAGCAGATAGCCCTTGTGGGAGGGGTGCCTCGCTGCcccccagagcccctgcag CGCAGGCTAACCCGGCTGCGGACAGCATCAGGGCGCCAGGTGATGGGCAGTGCCATCTGTGCCTCAAGGGTCAAGCTGCAGCATCTGCCCTTACAG GAGCAGTGGGACCGGCTTCTTGTCCTGTACCCAACCTCCCTGGCCATCTTCTCCGAGGAAGTAGATGGGCTTTGCTTTAAG GGGGAGCTCCCGCTCAGCGCCATCCACATCAACCTagaagagagggagaagcagATCCGCTCTTTCCTGATTGAAG GCCGTCTCATCAACACCATCCGTGTGGTGTGTGCCAGCTATGAGGACTACAGCCACTGGCTGCTCTGCCTGCAGACAGTCTGCCAGGGGGACAGGGCCTCCccaccacccggccctgagagcCTCCCGGGGCTGCGGGCATCCACACAG GTTGTGGTCAGTGGCCGAGGCTCACTCTCCTCTGATGCACGGACCAGCTGGGACTCAGGGTGCCCGGCGCCCCCCTCCACTTGCACCACCCACTCCCTCCCTGAGTCCTCAGCAGCATCCACTGCAGGCTGCCCGGCCCGGCCCCCACCG GAGCAAGCCGACCCTGGCTGCACCAGCGGCAGTGGGCACAGGGCAAAGCTGAGACGGGGCGGCAGCAGCCGGTCACCCAGGAACAAGGCCCGGGCTGCGAAGCCTGGCCCAGCCGCCCTACTACACCTGGACCTGACCAAG TTGAGCCTGGACGGCAGCCCTGAGGCTCCAGAACATTCTCTGGAGACACCCCACTCCCCACTCTACGCTGACCCCTACACGCCACCTGCCACTTCCCACCGCAAGATCACAGATGTCCAGAGCCTGGATGAG TTCCTCAGCGCGCTGCAGAGCTCGCTTGGACCTGAGCCCTCCAGCCCATTCCGCTCGGTCCCCGTGTCCATGCCTGTCTCTGACTCCAGCTGTGGACTCTCCGGCCCCCACTTCCTCTCTGAGAAGGCAGTCCCGCGGGCCCGAGCTTCTCGGCACCATCGTGCCTCCAGCAAGGGCTGGGGGCCCCGGCCCCCAGACTCTCCTCAGCAT GTCTCCCCTGAGAAAGAAGCTTCGCCTGACCCCTCACCACCTCCTCCAG ATGGCGGCCCCCCCAGGGGCTACAGCAGTGTCCAGGACGAAGCTCTGTCACCCTCCCAGCGGCAGGGGCCTCGAGGAGCACCAGAGCCTGAACGGGGGCTCATCCAGTGGATCTGA
- the KLHL17 gene encoding kelch-like protein 17 isoform X1 gives MQPRSERPAGRTQSPEHGSPGPAPEAPPPPPPPQPPAPEAERARPRQARPTAPMEGTMQLLSREGHAVSHNSKRHYHDAFVAMSRMRQRGLLCDIVLHVAAKEIRAHKVVLASCSPYFHAMFTNEMSESRQTHVTLHDIDPQALDQLVQFAYTAEIVVGEGNVQTLLPAASLLQLNGVRDACCKFLLSQLDPSNCLGIRGFADTHSCGDLLKAAHRYVLQHFVDVAKTEEFMLLPLKQVLELVSSDSLNVPSEEDVYRAVLSWVKHDVDARRQHVPRLMKCVRLPLLSRDFLLGHVDAESLVRHHPDCKDLLIEALKFHLLPEQRGVLGTSRTRPRRCEGAGPVLFAVGGGSLFAIHGDCEAYDTRTDRWHVVASMSTRRARVGVAAVGNRLYAVGGYDGTSDLATVESYDPVTNTWQPEVSMGTRRSCLGVAALHGLLYAAGGYDGASCLNSAERYDPLTGTWTSIAAMSTRRRYVRVAMLDGNLYAVGGYDSSSHLATVEKYEPQVNSWTPVASMLSRRSSAGVAVLEGALYVAGGNDGTSCLNSVERYSPKAGAWESVAPMNIRRSTHDLVAMDGWLYAVGGNDGSSSLNSIEKYNPRTNKEDGARKLAGLFGTEAGADGNTTADKIFHYIPGTNIPGLQSQQEILEQPFLSVFKEGRRKAAVRSLGKVVHYAKVQLRFQHSQNVSDCYLELFPSHLYFQAHGPEGLTFQGLLPLMELSVCPLEGSREHAFQITGPLPAPLLVLCPSQAELDHWLYHLEKQIALVGGVPRCPPEPLQGPAEDALPRTLQRRLTRLRTASGRQVMGSAICASRVKLQHLPLQEQWDRLLVLYPTSLAIFSEEVDGLCFKGELPLSAIHINLEEREKQIRSFLIEGRLINTIRVVCASYEDYSHWLLCLQTVCQGDRASPPPGPESLPGLRASTQVVVSGRGSLSSDARTSWDSGCPAPPSTCTTHSLPESSAASTAGCPARPPPEQADPGCTSGSGHRAKLRRGGSSRSPRNKARAAKPGPAALLHLDLTKLSLDGSPEAPEHSLETPHSPLYADPYTPPATSHRKITDVQSLDEFLSALQSSLGPEPSSPFRSVPVSMPVSDSSCGLSGPHFLSEKAVPRARASRHHRASSKGWGPRPPDSPQHVSPEKEASPDPSPPPPDGGPPRGYSSVQDEALSPSQRQGPRGAPEPERGLIQWI, from the exons ATGCAGCCGCGCAGCGAGCGCCCGGCCGGCAGGACGCAAAGTCCGGAGCACGGCAGCCCCGGGCCCGCGCCGGaggctccgccgccgccgccgccgccgcagccgccaGC CCCTGAAGCAGAGCGTGCCCGGCCCCGGCAGGCCCGGCCCACAGCCCCCATGGAAGGCACAATGCAGCTACTGAGCCGTGAGGGCCACGCTGTGTCCCACAACTCCAAGCGGCACTACCACGATGCCTTCGTGGCCATGAGCCGCATGCGACAGCGCGGCCTCTTGTGTGACATCGTCCTGCATGTAGCCGCCAAGGAGATCCGGGCACACAAGGTGGTGCTAGCCTCCTGCAGCCCCTACTTCCACGCCATGTTCACAA acgAGATGAGTGAGAGCCGTCAGACACACGTGACACTGCACGACATCGACCCTCAGGCCCTGGACCAGTTGGTGCAGTTTGCATATACAGCCGAAATTGTGGTGGGAGAAGGCAACGTGCAG ACTCTGCTCCCAGCCGCCAGCCTCCTGCAGCTGAATGGCGTCCGAGACGCCTGCTGCAAGTTCCTGCTGAGCCAGCTGGACCCCTCCAACTGCCTGGGCATCCGGGGCTTCGCCGACACGCACTCTTGCGGTGACCTGCTCAAGGCGGCACACAGGTACGTGCTGCAGCACTTCGTGGACGTGGCCAAGACCGAGGAGTTCATGCTGTTGCCGCTGAAGCAG GTGCTGGAACTGGTCTCTAGCGACAGCCTGAACGTGCCTTCAGAGGAGGACGTCTACCGTGCCGTCCTGAGCTGGGTCAAGCATGATGTGGATGCCCGGAGGCAGCACGTTCCTCGG CTGATGAAGTGTGTCCGCCTGCCCCTGCTGAGCCGGGACTTCCTGCTGGGCCATGTGGACGCTGAGAGCCTGGTGCGGCACCACCCAGATTGCAAAGACCTACTCATCGAGGCCCTCAAGTTCCACCTGCTGCCCGAGCAGAGGGGCGTCCTGGGCACAAGCCGCACCCGGCCCCGGCGCTGCGAAGGCGCTGGCCCTGTGCTCTTTGCTGTGG GTGGTGGGAGCTTGTTCGCCATCCACGGGGACTGTGAAGCATACGACACGCGCACTGACCGCTGGCACGTGGTGGCCTCCATGTCCACACGCCGAGCCCGGGTGGGCGTGGCGGCAGTGGGGAACCGGCTGTATGCTGTGGGCGG TTACGATGGGACTTCAGATCTGGCCACCGTAGAGTCCTACGACCCCGTGACCAACACCTGGCAGCCGGAGGTGTCCATGGGCACGAGGCGCAGCTGCCTGGGTGTGGCTGCCCTGCACGGGCTCCTGTATGCAGCTGGTGGCTACGATGGGGCCTCTTGCCTCAACAG TGCTGAGCGCTATGACCCCCTGACGGGAACATGGACATCCATCGCCGCCATGAGCACACGGAGGCGATACGTGCGCGTGGCCATGCTTG ATGGAAACCTGTATGCCGTGGGTGGTTATGACAGCTCATCACACCTGGCCACCGTGGAGAAGTATGAGCCCCAG GTGAACTCCTGGACGCCCGTGGCCTCCATGCTGAGCCGGCGCAGCTCAGCAGGCGTGGCGGTGCTGGAGGGGGCCCTCTACGTGGCTGGTGGCAATGATGGAACCAGCTGCCTCAACTCTGTGGAGAGATACAGCCCCAAGGCAGGCGCCTGGGAGAGTGTGGCGCCCATGAACATCAGAAG GAGCACACACGACCTGGTGGCCATGGATGGATGGCTGTACGCTGTGGGGGGCAACGACGGCAGTTCCAGCCTCAACTCCATCGAGAAGTACAACCCGAGGACCAACAA AGAGGATGGCGCACGGAAGCTGGCTGGCCTGTTTGGCACCGAGGCTGGTGCGGACGGGAACACCACTGCTGACAAGATCTTCCACTACATCCCAGGGACG AACATCCCAGGCTTGCAGAGCCAGCAAGAAATCCTGGAGCAGCCTTTCCTGAGTGTGTTCAAGGAGGGGCGGCGAAAGGCAGCAGTGAGGAGTCTGGGCAAGGTTGTGCACTACGCCAAGGTCCAGCTGCGTTTCCAGCACAGCCAG AATGTCAGCGACTGCTACCTGGAGCTGTTCCCCTCCCATCTCTACTTCCAGGCCCATGGTCCGGAAGGACTCACTTTCCAG GGGCTGTTACCACTGATGGAGCTGAGTGTCTGCCCCCTCGAGGGGTCTAGAGAGCACGCCTTCCAGATCACAG GCCCGCTGCCCGCCCCACTTCTCGTGCTCTGCCCCAGCCAGGCCGAGCTGGACCACTGGCTCTACCACCTGGAGAAGCAGATAGCCCTTGTGGGAGGGGTGCCTCGCTGCcccccagagcccctgcag GGCCCCGCTGAGGACGCGCTCCCCCGGACTCTGCAGCGCAGGCTAACCCGGCTGCGGACAGCATCAGGGCGCCAGGTGATGGGCAGTGCCATCTGTGCCTCAAGGGTCAAGCTGCAGCATCTGCCCTTACAG GAGCAGTGGGACCGGCTTCTTGTCCTGTACCCAACCTCCCTGGCCATCTTCTCCGAGGAAGTAGATGGGCTTTGCTTTAAG GGGGAGCTCCCGCTCAGCGCCATCCACATCAACCTagaagagagggagaagcagATCCGCTCTTTCCTGATTGAAG GCCGTCTCATCAACACCATCCGTGTGGTGTGTGCCAGCTATGAGGACTACAGCCACTGGCTGCTCTGCCTGCAGACAGTCTGCCAGGGGGACAGGGCCTCCccaccacccggccctgagagcCTCCCGGGGCTGCGGGCATCCACACAG GTTGTGGTCAGTGGCCGAGGCTCACTCTCCTCTGATGCACGGACCAGCTGGGACTCAGGGTGCCCGGCGCCCCCCTCCACTTGCACCACCCACTCCCTCCCTGAGTCCTCAGCAGCATCCACTGCAGGCTGCCCGGCCCGGCCCCCACCG GAGCAAGCCGACCCTGGCTGCACCAGCGGCAGTGGGCACAGGGCAAAGCTGAGACGGGGCGGCAGCAGCCGGTCACCCAGGAACAAGGCCCGGGCTGCGAAGCCTGGCCCAGCCGCCCTACTACACCTGGACCTGACCAAG TTGAGCCTGGACGGCAGCCCTGAGGCTCCAGAACATTCTCTGGAGACACCCCACTCCCCACTCTACGCTGACCCCTACACGCCACCTGCCACTTCCCACCGCAAGATCACAGATGTCCAGAGCCTGGATGAG TTCCTCAGCGCGCTGCAGAGCTCGCTTGGACCTGAGCCCTCCAGCCCATTCCGCTCGGTCCCCGTGTCCATGCCTGTCTCTGACTCCAGCTGTGGACTCTCCGGCCCCCACTTCCTCTCTGAGAAGGCAGTCCCGCGGGCCCGAGCTTCTCGGCACCATCGTGCCTCCAGCAAGGGCTGGGGGCCCCGGCCCCCAGACTCTCCTCAGCAT GTCTCCCCTGAGAAAGAAGCTTCGCCTGACCCCTCACCACCTCCTCCAG ATGGCGGCCCCCCCAGGGGCTACAGCAGTGTCCAGGACGAAGCTCTGTCACCCTCCCAGCGGCAGGGGCCTCGAGGAGCACCAGAGCCTGAACGGGGGCTCATCCAGTGGATCTGA
- the KLHL17 gene encoding kelch-like protein 17 isoform X2, which translates to MQPRSERPAGRTQSPEHGSPGPAPEAPPPPPPPQPPAPEAERARPRQARPTAPMEGTMQLLSREGHAVSHNSKRHYHDAFVAMSRMRQRGLLCDIVLHVAAKEIRAHKVVLASCSPYFHAMFTNEMSESRQTHVTLHDIDPQALDQLVQFAYTAEIVVGEGNVQTLLPAASLLQLNGVRDACCKFLLSQLDPSNCLGIRGFADTHSCGDLLKAAHRYVLQHFVDVAKTEEFMLLPLKQVLELVSSDSLNVPSEEDVYRAVLSWVKHDVDARRQHVPRLMKCVRLPLLSRDFLLGHVDAESLVRHHPDCKDLLIEALKFHLLPEQRGVLGTSRTRPRRCEGAGPVLFAVGGGSLFAIHGDCEAYDTRTDRWHVVASMSTRRARVGVAAVGNRLYAVGGYDGTSDLATVESYDPVTNTWQPEVSMGTRRSCLGVAALHGLLYAAGGYDGASCLNSAERYDPLTGTWTSIAAMSTRRRYVRVAMLDGNLYAVGGYDSSSHLATVEKYEPQVNSWTPVASMLSRRSSAGVAVLEGALYVAGGNDGTSCLNSVERYSPKAGAWESVAPMNIRRSTHDLVAMDGWLYAVGGNDGSSSLNSIEKYNPRTNKEDGARKLAGLFGTEAGADGNTTADKIFHYIPGTNIPGLQSQQEILEQPFLSVFKEGRRKAAVRSLGKVVHYAKVQLRFQHSQNVSDCYLELFPSHLYFQAHGPEGLTFQGLLPLMELSVCPLEGSREHAFQITGPLPAPLLVLCPSQAELDHWLYHLEKQIALVGGVPRCPPEPLQRRLTRLRTASGRQVMGSAICASRVKLQHLPLQEQWDRLLVLYPTSLAIFSEEVDGLCFKGELPLSAIHINLEEREKQIRSFLIEGRLINTIRVVCASYEDYSHWLLCLQTVCQGDRASPPPGPESLPGLRASTQVVVSGRGSLSSDARTSWDSGCPAPPSTCTTHSLPESSAASTAGCPARPPPEQADPGCTSGSGHRAKLRRGGSSRSPRNKARAAKPGPAALLHLDLTKLSLDGSPEAPEHSLETPHSPLYADPYTPPATSHRKITDVQSLDEFLSALQSSLGPEPSSPFRSVPVSMPVSDSSCGLSGPHFLSEKAVPRARASRHHRASSKGWGPRPPDSPQHVSPEKEASPDPSPPPPDGGPPRGYSSVQDEALSPSQRQGPRGAPEPERGLIQWI; encoded by the exons ATGCAGCCGCGCAGCGAGCGCCCGGCCGGCAGGACGCAAAGTCCGGAGCACGGCAGCCCCGGGCCCGCGCCGGaggctccgccgccgccgccgccgccgcagccgccaGC CCCTGAAGCAGAGCGTGCCCGGCCCCGGCAGGCCCGGCCCACAGCCCCCATGGAAGGCACAATGCAGCTACTGAGCCGTGAGGGCCACGCTGTGTCCCACAACTCCAAGCGGCACTACCACGATGCCTTCGTGGCCATGAGCCGCATGCGACAGCGCGGCCTCTTGTGTGACATCGTCCTGCATGTAGCCGCCAAGGAGATCCGGGCACACAAGGTGGTGCTAGCCTCCTGCAGCCCCTACTTCCACGCCATGTTCACAA acgAGATGAGTGAGAGCCGTCAGACACACGTGACACTGCACGACATCGACCCTCAGGCCCTGGACCAGTTGGTGCAGTTTGCATATACAGCCGAAATTGTGGTGGGAGAAGGCAACGTGCAG ACTCTGCTCCCAGCCGCCAGCCTCCTGCAGCTGAATGGCGTCCGAGACGCCTGCTGCAAGTTCCTGCTGAGCCAGCTGGACCCCTCCAACTGCCTGGGCATCCGGGGCTTCGCCGACACGCACTCTTGCGGTGACCTGCTCAAGGCGGCACACAGGTACGTGCTGCAGCACTTCGTGGACGTGGCCAAGACCGAGGAGTTCATGCTGTTGCCGCTGAAGCAG GTGCTGGAACTGGTCTCTAGCGACAGCCTGAACGTGCCTTCAGAGGAGGACGTCTACCGTGCCGTCCTGAGCTGGGTCAAGCATGATGTGGATGCCCGGAGGCAGCACGTTCCTCGG CTGATGAAGTGTGTCCGCCTGCCCCTGCTGAGCCGGGACTTCCTGCTGGGCCATGTGGACGCTGAGAGCCTGGTGCGGCACCACCCAGATTGCAAAGACCTACTCATCGAGGCCCTCAAGTTCCACCTGCTGCCCGAGCAGAGGGGCGTCCTGGGCACAAGCCGCACCCGGCCCCGGCGCTGCGAAGGCGCTGGCCCTGTGCTCTTTGCTGTGG GTGGTGGGAGCTTGTTCGCCATCCACGGGGACTGTGAAGCATACGACACGCGCACTGACCGCTGGCACGTGGTGGCCTCCATGTCCACACGCCGAGCCCGGGTGGGCGTGGCGGCAGTGGGGAACCGGCTGTATGCTGTGGGCGG TTACGATGGGACTTCAGATCTGGCCACCGTAGAGTCCTACGACCCCGTGACCAACACCTGGCAGCCGGAGGTGTCCATGGGCACGAGGCGCAGCTGCCTGGGTGTGGCTGCCCTGCACGGGCTCCTGTATGCAGCTGGTGGCTACGATGGGGCCTCTTGCCTCAACAG TGCTGAGCGCTATGACCCCCTGACGGGAACATGGACATCCATCGCCGCCATGAGCACACGGAGGCGATACGTGCGCGTGGCCATGCTTG ATGGAAACCTGTATGCCGTGGGTGGTTATGACAGCTCATCACACCTGGCCACCGTGGAGAAGTATGAGCCCCAG GTGAACTCCTGGACGCCCGTGGCCTCCATGCTGAGCCGGCGCAGCTCAGCAGGCGTGGCGGTGCTGGAGGGGGCCCTCTACGTGGCTGGTGGCAATGATGGAACCAGCTGCCTCAACTCTGTGGAGAGATACAGCCCCAAGGCAGGCGCCTGGGAGAGTGTGGCGCCCATGAACATCAGAAG GAGCACACACGACCTGGTGGCCATGGATGGATGGCTGTACGCTGTGGGGGGCAACGACGGCAGTTCCAGCCTCAACTCCATCGAGAAGTACAACCCGAGGACCAACAA AGAGGATGGCGCACGGAAGCTGGCTGGCCTGTTTGGCACCGAGGCTGGTGCGGACGGGAACACCACTGCTGACAAGATCTTCCACTACATCCCAGGGACG AACATCCCAGGCTTGCAGAGCCAGCAAGAAATCCTGGAGCAGCCTTTCCTGAGTGTGTTCAAGGAGGGGCGGCGAAAGGCAGCAGTGAGGAGTCTGGGCAAGGTTGTGCACTACGCCAAGGTCCAGCTGCGTTTCCAGCACAGCCAG AATGTCAGCGACTGCTACCTGGAGCTGTTCCCCTCCCATCTCTACTTCCAGGCCCATGGTCCGGAAGGACTCACTTTCCAG GGGCTGTTACCACTGATGGAGCTGAGTGTCTGCCCCCTCGAGGGGTCTAGAGAGCACGCCTTCCAGATCACAG GCCCGCTGCCCGCCCCACTTCTCGTGCTCTGCCCCAGCCAGGCCGAGCTGGACCACTGGCTCTACCACCTGGAGAAGCAGATAGCCCTTGTGGGAGGGGTGCCTCGCTGCcccccagagcccctgcag CGCAGGCTAACCCGGCTGCGGACAGCATCAGGGCGCCAGGTGATGGGCAGTGCCATCTGTGCCTCAAGGGTCAAGCTGCAGCATCTGCCCTTACAG GAGCAGTGGGACCGGCTTCTTGTCCTGTACCCAACCTCCCTGGCCATCTTCTCCGAGGAAGTAGATGGGCTTTGCTTTAAG GGGGAGCTCCCGCTCAGCGCCATCCACATCAACCTagaagagagggagaagcagATCCGCTCTTTCCTGATTGAAG GCCGTCTCATCAACACCATCCGTGTGGTGTGTGCCAGCTATGAGGACTACAGCCACTGGCTGCTCTGCCTGCAGACAGTCTGCCAGGGGGACAGGGCCTCCccaccacccggccctgagagcCTCCCGGGGCTGCGGGCATCCACACAG GTTGTGGTCAGTGGCCGAGGCTCACTCTCCTCTGATGCACGGACCAGCTGGGACTCAGGGTGCCCGGCGCCCCCCTCCACTTGCACCACCCACTCCCTCCCTGAGTCCTCAGCAGCATCCACTGCAGGCTGCCCGGCCCGGCCCCCACCG GAGCAAGCCGACCCTGGCTGCACCAGCGGCAGTGGGCACAGGGCAAAGCTGAGACGGGGCGGCAGCAGCCGGTCACCCAGGAACAAGGCCCGGGCTGCGAAGCCTGGCCCAGCCGCCCTACTACACCTGGACCTGACCAAG TTGAGCCTGGACGGCAGCCCTGAGGCTCCAGAACATTCTCTGGAGACACCCCACTCCCCACTCTACGCTGACCCCTACACGCCACCTGCCACTTCCCACCGCAAGATCACAGATGTCCAGAGCCTGGATGAG TTCCTCAGCGCGCTGCAGAGCTCGCTTGGACCTGAGCCCTCCAGCCCATTCCGCTCGGTCCCCGTGTCCATGCCTGTCTCTGACTCCAGCTGTGGACTCTCCGGCCCCCACTTCCTCTCTGAGAAGGCAGTCCCGCGGGCCCGAGCTTCTCGGCACCATCGTGCCTCCAGCAAGGGCTGGGGGCCCCGGCCCCCAGACTCTCCTCAGCAT GTCTCCCCTGAGAAAGAAGCTTCGCCTGACCCCTCACCACCTCCTCCAG ATGGCGGCCCCCCCAGGGGCTACAGCAGTGTCCAGGACGAAGCTCTGTCACCCTCCCAGCGGCAGGGGCCTCGAGGAGCACCAGAGCCTGAACGGGGGCTCATCCAGTGGATCTGA